One genomic window of Haloferax mediterranei ATCC 33500 includes the following:
- a CDS encoding triphosphoribosyl-dephospho-CoA synthase → MSPTPVTNRGFGPARHAELALLLEVAGTPKPGNVDRRRDLSDLHFEHFLTGAVGAAKGLRLAESGTSVGEAFETAVAGMSKQGGGNTQFGCLLLLVPLVRAATAGDLSPDGAAAVVESTTVDDAVNFYRAFEHVNVAVGEVPDDASDLDVRHGGDAESALRDRDFSLYDVMELSADRDANAREWTGGFDRTFRAADAILVDDGPVTDRVARAFLDLLAEEPDTLVVTNHGESVARDVMDRAAAVSNLDEAEELAETFVTEGINPGTTADIACAATFVALERGVPL, encoded by the coding sequence ATGTCACCGACGCCGGTCACCAACCGCGGATTCGGCCCCGCACGCCACGCGGAACTCGCGCTCCTGCTCGAAGTCGCCGGAACGCCCAAACCGGGGAACGTCGACCGTCGCCGCGACCTCTCGGACCTTCACTTCGAGCACTTTCTGACCGGTGCTGTCGGGGCGGCGAAAGGACTCCGACTCGCGGAATCCGGCACATCCGTCGGCGAGGCGTTCGAAACAGCCGTCGCAGGAATGAGCAAGCAGGGCGGTGGCAACACGCAATTTGGCTGTCTCCTGCTTCTCGTCCCACTCGTCCGGGCGGCCACCGCAGGTGACCTCTCACCCGACGGCGCGGCGGCGGTTGTCGAATCAACCACCGTCGACGACGCGGTGAATTTCTACCGGGCGTTCGAGCACGTGAACGTTGCCGTTGGCGAGGTGCCTGACGACGCGTCCGACCTCGACGTTCGTCACGGCGGCGATGCTGAGTCCGCGCTCCGGGACCGCGACTTTTCCCTCTACGATGTGATGGAACTCAGCGCCGACCGCGATGCCAACGCACGCGAGTGGACCGGCGGATTCGACCGCACGTTCCGTGCAGCCGACGCGATTCTCGTGGACGACGGCCCAGTCACCGACCGCGTGGCGCGGGCATTTCTCGACCTGCTCGCCGAGGAACCGGACACGCTCGTCGTAACGAATCACGGCGAGTCGGTCGCCCGCGACGTGATGGACCGCGCCGCTGCCGTCTCGAATCTCGACGAGGCCGAGGAGCTGGCTGAGACGTTCGTCACCGAGGGAATCAACCCGGGGACGACCGCCGATATCGCCTGTGCGGCGACGTTCGTCGCGCTGGAGCGGGGGGTCCCGCTGTGA
- a CDS encoding sodium-dependent transporter, whose protein sequence is MTRETWATRLGFILAAVGSAVGLGNIWRFPWQTAENGGSAFLVVYLGIVLLVGVPGLLGEFVIGRRANKSPVGALRDLSGSKKWGVVGAFSVITGLSLLSFYSVVGGWILRYLIESGAAIVGGNPAYFTNPGQYFGGVSAGTDAALYHLLFLGLTALIVFAGIRKGIELGTKVMMPAVLVLLVTLAAWAATQPNAAAGYAFFLRFDPSVISENFFAILGPAVGQALFTLSLGAGTMITYSSYLDEDRSLPFDGSAIAVLNTSVGVITGLVVFPLLFSQGINPTETGTGPGALFIGLAGAFSQLPAGTLIATTFFAVVTLAALSSSISMLEIPVAFLVDEYGVSRKHAVISMTAIVAVTGTVCAFNPAIFGFVAGTLVNILMTAGLAAFLLFVGWVMGRDAIEEFASGAGEFGRTLGTPWLFAVGVILPLFLVFTLLTHFGVDTNIGFWPTVALAIVASTAAFLGLRHPHSVV, encoded by the coding sequence ATGACACGAGAAACATGGGCAACACGGCTCGGGTTCATCCTCGCCGCTGTCGGAAGCGCGGTAGGACTCGGGAACATCTGGCGGTTTCCGTGGCAAACCGCCGAAAACGGGGGGAGCGCGTTCCTCGTCGTATATCTCGGAATCGTTCTTCTCGTCGGTGTGCCTGGGCTCCTCGGCGAGTTCGTTATCGGCCGACGCGCGAATAAATCACCAGTTGGCGCACTCCGTGACCTCTCGGGGTCGAAAAAGTGGGGCGTCGTCGGCGCATTCTCGGTTATCACCGGTCTCTCGCTTCTCTCGTTCTACAGCGTCGTCGGTGGCTGGATTCTCCGCTACCTCATCGAAAGCGGGGCTGCCATCGTCGGTGGAAATCCCGCGTACTTCACTAACCCCGGACAGTACTTCGGCGGTGTCTCCGCCGGTACTGATGCCGCACTCTACCACCTCCTGTTCCTCGGACTGACCGCACTCATCGTCTTCGCAGGTATTCGCAAGGGCATCGAACTCGGCACCAAAGTCATGATGCCCGCAGTTCTCGTCCTCCTCGTCACGCTCGCGGCGTGGGCCGCGACACAACCGAACGCCGCCGCCGGATACGCTTTCTTCCTCCGATTCGACCCCTCCGTCATCTCGGAGAACTTCTTTGCTATCCTCGGCCCGGCCGTCGGGCAGGCACTCTTTACCCTCTCACTCGGCGCGGGAACCATGATTACCTACTCCTCGTATCTCGACGAAGACCGGTCGCTTCCCTTCGACGGGAGCGCCATTGCCGTGCTCAATACGAGTGTCGGCGTCATCACTGGTCTCGTCGTCTTCCCGCTTCTCTTCTCGCAGGGTATCAACCCGACCGAGACCGGAACCGGGCCGGGTGCGCTGTTCATTGGCCTCGCGGGCGCGTTCTCGCAACTCCCCGCCGGGACGCTCATCGCCACGACCTTCTTTGCCGTCGTGACCCTCGCGGCGCTGTCGAGTTCCATCAGCATGCTCGAAATCCCCGTCGCGTTCCTCGTCGACGAGTACGGCGTCTCGCGCAAGCATGCTGTCATAAGCATGACCGCCATCGTCGCCGTGACCGGGACCGTCTGCGCGTTCAACCCTGCCATTTTCGGCTTCGTTGCAGGCACCCTTGTGAACATACTCATGACTGCGGGCCTCGCCGCCTTCCTGCTGTTCGTTGGCTGGGTCATGGGCCGTGACGCTATCGAGGAGTTCGCCTCGGGCGCGGGCGAGTTTGGACGAACCCTCGGAACGCCGTGGCTCTTTGCCGTTGGTGTCATCCTTCCCCTGTTTCTCGTCTTCACGCTGCTGACGCACTTCGGCGTGGACACGAACATCGGCTTCTGGCCGACCGTCGCCCTCGCCATCGTCGCGAGCACCGCCGCATTCCTCGGTCTTCGCCACCCCCATTCTGTCGTCTAA
- a CDS encoding tRNA-dihydrouridine synthase, with protein MFSPRVGAASLSGESDAAWARAAAPHVGAAFLGGIALDDPAREAARELVARGRSEFLPDDPLAFVTDQLATLDETDLFIGVNVRATEAEPIRQVAAICSDYGAGVEVNAHCRQDELCAAGCGETLLRDTDRLVEFVGAAANSGAPVGVKVRAEVDGVALRELAPTLADAGADWLHIDAMDSESVVADVVDAAPDLFVVANNGVRDRVTAHEYLQYGADAVSVGRPSDDPSVLHRVRTAVDDWFADDGVEGPTKYDDEVSL; from the coding sequence ATGTTCTCCCCTCGCGTCGGAGCCGCAAGCCTCAGCGGCGAATCTGACGCTGCATGGGCACGCGCTGCTGCGCCCCACGTCGGCGCGGCTTTCCTCGGTGGCATCGCCCTCGACGACCCCGCACGGGAGGCCGCACGCGAACTCGTCGCCCGCGGCCGCTCGGAGTTTCTGCCCGACGACCCGTTAGCGTTCGTCACGGACCAACTCGCTACGCTGGACGAGACGGACTTGTTTATCGGTGTCAACGTCCGAGCGACCGAAGCAGAACCGATTCGCCAAGTCGCCGCAATCTGTTCCGACTACGGTGCTGGTGTCGAAGTAAACGCCCACTGCCGACAGGACGAACTCTGCGCCGCCGGTTGCGGCGAGACACTTCTCCGTGACACCGACAGGCTGGTCGAGTTCGTCGGTGCTGCCGCCAACTCCGGTGCACCCGTCGGCGTGAAAGTTCGCGCCGAAGTCGACGGCGTCGCCCTCCGGGAACTCGCACCAACGCTCGCCGATGCGGGGGCCGACTGGCTTCACATCGACGCGATGGATTCCGAGTCGGTCGTCGCCGACGTGGTTGACGCCGCACCAGACCTGTTCGTCGTCGCCAACAACGGCGTCCGCGACCGGGTGACTGCTCACGAGTACCTCCAGTACGGCGCTGACGCTGTGAGCGTCGGCCGTCCGAGCGATGACCCCTCCGTCCTCCATCGCGTCAGAACCGCCGTCGACGACTGGTTCGCGGACGATGGAGTGGAAGGACCGACGAAGTACGACGACGAGGTATCTCTCTGA
- the pccX gene encoding propionyl-CoA carboxylase subunit PccX, with protein MTEDLLSGLSIPDDADSEEAAAIAAAVGAHLHDQTAAAVAAAADEEETWDEKRWQYAGRLDSVTGCARRVPSGAPTNAWAASGRTDRF; from the coding sequence ATGACGGAGGACCTGCTCTCGGGGCTGTCGATTCCCGACGACGCGGACTCGGAGGAGGCAGCGGCCATCGCTGCTGCAGTCGGCGCACATCTCCACGACCAGACGGCCGCCGCGGTCGCCGCCGCAGCAGACGAAGAAGAGACGTGGGACGAAAAGCGCTGGCAGTACGCCGGTCGCCTCGACTCGGTTACGGGATGCGCCCGTCGCGTCCCGTCGGGCGCACCAACGAACGCGTGGGCCGCTTCGGGACGTACTGACCGGTTCTGA
- a CDS encoding 30S ribosomal protein S17e, protein MAIKPKYVKQLGNILLERYPQAFNTDFETNKDSVEQLTTVESKGVRNRIAGYITRKKGGQTA, encoded by the coding sequence ATGGCAATCAAGCCCAAGTACGTCAAGCAGCTTGGTAACATCCTGCTGGAGCGTTACCCGCAGGCGTTCAACACGGATTTCGAGACGAACAAGGACAGCGTCGAGCAACTGACCACCGTCGAGTCGAAGGGCGTCCGCAACCGCATCGCCGGGTACATCACCCGCAAGAAGGGCGGACAGACCGCGTAA
- the cofD gene encoding 2-phospho-L-lactate transferase has protein sequence MVTFLAGGTGTPKLLDGAAEVFDPAETTVVANTGDDVELGGHLVCPDVDTVLFSGGGVLDTDRWWGIADDTTETDDELHRLADAAGLDAGPRYLPDEAQTAGRDIARWRRFSGIAEFMEIGDRDRAVHITRTSLLDEGNTLTEVTRTLAAAFGLDVSLLPMTDDPVATLVHTDEGVMHFQEYWVHRRADPTVHDVEFRGADEATITNAVADALSDPVVIGPSNPVTSIGPMLALGGFADALADTPVVAVSPFVEDRVFSGPAADLMEGVGYDPSTAGVAEAYPFADAFVLDEADGTDLGCPVVRTDTRIDGPKDAERVARAVDGALAEVM, from the coding sequence ATGGTCACTTTCCTCGCTGGGGGAACGGGAACCCCCAAACTCCTCGACGGGGCCGCCGAGGTGTTCGACCCCGCTGAGACGACCGTCGTCGCCAACACCGGTGACGACGTCGAACTCGGCGGCCACCTCGTCTGCCCCGACGTGGATACGGTCCTCTTCTCCGGCGGCGGCGTCCTCGACACCGACCGCTGGTGGGGCATCGCCGACGACACCACCGAAACGGACGACGAACTCCACCGTCTCGCCGACGCGGCCGGTCTCGACGCCGGTCCGCGATACCTCCCCGACGAGGCGCAGACCGCCGGGCGCGACATCGCCCGCTGGCGGCGGTTCTCCGGCATCGCGGAGTTCATGGAAATCGGCGACCGCGACCGCGCGGTCCACATCACGCGAACCTCGCTCCTCGACGAGGGCAACACGCTCACCGAAGTTACCCGGACGCTCGCGGCTGCCTTCGGTCTCGACGTGTCTCTCCTCCCGATGACGGACGACCCCGTTGCGACCCTCGTCCACACCGACGAGGGCGTGATGCACTTTCAGGAGTACTGGGTTCACCGCCGAGCCGACCCCACCGTCCACGACGTGGAGTTCCGCGGCGCGGACGAGGCAACCATCACCAACGCGGTCGCCGACGCTCTCTCAGACCCCGTTGTCATCGGCCCGTCGAACCCAGTCACGAGTATCGGACCGATGCTCGCACTCGGTGGCTTCGCCGACGCCCTCGCCGACACGCCTGTCGTCGCCGTCTCTCCGTTCGTCGAAGACCGCGTGTTCTCCGGTCCCGCTGCCGACCTCATGGAAGGCGTCGGCTATGACCCCTCGACCGCAGGCGTCGCTGAGGCGTACCCATTCGCGGACGCGTTCGTCTTGGACGAAGCGGATGGGACGGACCTCGGCTGTCCGGTCGTCCGAACTGACACCCGAATCGATGGCCCGAAAGACGCGGAACGTGTCGCCCGTGCTGTCGATGGCGCGCTCGCGGAGGTGATGTGA
- a CDS encoding sodium-dependent transporter, translating to MSERETWATRAGFILAAVGSAVGLGNIWQFPFKTAQFGGASFLIVYLISALGIGLPAILAEFVIGRKTNLNTISAFEKLGYKNWRIVGAIGLFTGFWILSYYSVVGGWVLRYIGGSLTGAYFGAPAEYFGQISAGMDALALHAVFMVLVVGIVAAGIEDGIEKATKLMVPSIIVILGILAVFAFTLPGASEGYAYFLSPDFNALAENFGDIVPFAVGQAFFSLSLGMGAMITYASYIDGDQSLFGDGITIVFLNSFVGILAGLVVLPLLFAQGIDPNTSGAGAVFISVAGAFGDIPGGNIIGLVFFGVVLIAALSSAISLLEVVVSWAIDNYDVSRPQMAVGLGSVIFLLGVPSAIDTAWLGWFDTLAYKLLLPVSVLGILVFAAWVYGAPALDELMKGSGLGDGIGLTWLWMARTLVIVAVVATLVLGLQTLFLGESPAIIPPALPSLPL from the coding sequence ATGAGCGAACGTGAAACGTGGGCAACTAGGGCAGGGTTCATCCTCGCTGCTGTGGGCAGTGCGGTCGGCCTCGGGAACATCTGGCAGTTCCCCTTCAAGACCGCCCAGTTCGGTGGTGCATCCTTCCTTATCGTCTACCTCATCTCGGCACTTGGTATCGGCCTTCCGGCCATCCTCGCCGAGTTCGTTATCGGACGGAAAACCAACCTGAATACCATCAGCGCCTTCGAGAAACTCGGCTACAAGAACTGGCGCATCGTCGGGGCAATCGGTTTATTCACCGGCTTTTGGATTCTCTCGTACTATAGCGTCGTCGGTGGGTGGGTCCTCCGATACATCGGCGGCAGTCTGACGGGTGCGTACTTCGGCGCACCGGCGGAGTACTTCGGCCAGATTTCGGCCGGTATGGACGCACTCGCGCTTCACGCCGTCTTCATGGTACTCGTCGTCGGCATCGTCGCGGCCGGTATCGAAGACGGCATCGAGAAGGCGACGAAGCTGATGGTTCCGAGTATCATCGTCATCCTCGGAATCCTCGCCGTGTTCGCCTTCACGCTCCCCGGCGCGTCCGAGGGGTACGCGTACTTCCTCTCGCCGGACTTCAACGCGCTCGCCGAGAACTTCGGAGACATCGTCCCGTTCGCCGTCGGGCAGGCGTTCTTCTCGCTGTCGCTCGGGATGGGCGCGATGATTACCTACGCCTCTTACATCGACGGCGACCAGAGCCTGTTCGGTGACGGCATCACCATCGTCTTCCTGAACAGTTTCGTCGGCATCCTCGCCGGTCTCGTCGTTCTCCCGCTTTTGTTCGCACAGGGTATCGACCCCAACACGAGCGGTGCGGGTGCAGTGTTCATCAGCGTCGCTGGCGCGTTCGGAGACATTCCCGGTGGCAATATCATCGGTCTCGTCTTCTTCGGGGTGGTTCTCATCGCGGCGCTTTCGTCCGCAATCAGTCTCCTCGAAGTGGTCGTCTCGTGGGCCATCGACAACTACGACGTGAGTCGCCCGCAGATGGCAGTCGGTCTCGGCAGCGTCATCTTCCTGCTCGGCGTCCCGTCGGCAATCGACACCGCGTGGCTCGGTTGGTTCGACACGCTCGCGTACAAACTACTGCTTCCGGTGTCCGTCCTCGGTATCCTCGTCTTCGCGGCGTGGGTCTACGGTGCCCCCGCCCTCGACGAACTGATGAAGGGTAGTGGCCTCGGCGACGGTATCGGCCTCACGTGGCTCTGGATGGCCCGGACGCTCGTCATCGTGGCCGTCGTGGCAACGCTGGTGCTCGGTCTCCAGACGTTATTCCTCGGCGAGTCGCCGGCCATTATCCCGCCGGCTCTGCCATCGCTGCCTCTCTGA
- a CDS encoding glycerophosphodiester phosphodiesterase gives MRAIGHRGCPALAPENTLAAFTAAAERLDWVELDVRRCASGELVVFHDETLDRLTDVDGSVAETPLSDLREVTIGSSDEPIPTLAEVFEVLPDDIAVNVELKEDGLASDLGAIVADAPNEVLVSSFDADALREVREATDLPVAFLFADDWNESLDIAAELDCTAIHPYYELLSEARIEDAHDAGFEVNTWTVPDRGTVEKLRDWGVDGVVIDNPAFAE, from the coding sequence ATGCGCGCCATCGGCCACCGTGGTTGTCCCGCTCTCGCCCCCGAGAACACGCTCGCCGCCTTCACCGCCGCCGCCGAACGACTCGACTGGGTCGAACTCGACGTTCGACGCTGCGCGAGCGGCGAACTCGTCGTCTTCCACGACGAGACGCTCGACCGCCTGACCGACGTTGATGGTTCGGTCGCAGAAACGCCCCTCTCGGACCTCCGTGAAGTCACCATCGGCAGTTCCGACGAGCCGATTCCGACGCTCGCCGAAGTGTTCGAGGTACTACCCGACGACATCGCCGTCAACGTCGAACTGAAAGAGGACGGTCTCGCGTCGGACCTCGGGGCTATCGTCGCCGACGCCCCGAACGAGGTGCTGGTCTCGTCGTTCGACGCGGACGCACTCCGAGAAGTGCGCGAAGCGACCGACCTCCCTGTTGCATTCCTTTTCGCCGACGACTGGAACGAATCGCTCGATATCGCCGCGGAACTCGACTGCACGGCTATCCACCCGTACTACGAACTGCTCTCGGAGGCTCGAATCGAAGACGCACACGACGCAGGGTTCGAGGTCAACACGTGGACAGTCCCCGACCGCGGAACAGTCGAGAAACTGCGCGACTGGGGCGTCGATGGCGTCGTTATCGACAACCCGGCGTTCGCGGAGTAA
- a CDS encoding DUF447 domain-containing protein gives MTDEPQSGTEEPTEWPVELRGVTESVVATLGPNDLWNFAALGLHAPESSAGSVPDSVTATTWGNTRTRRNFHRQGGGVVQFVSDPRDFVEAAMTIYERESPVLDSADAWAEVEATMVDSGEDGGTQWETWELHPVDADIERTRPCTINRGFGAVIDATVAASRLDVPAFDTDELLSRLAYFAETVDKCGGPAEREAFARIDELTGWRERAAERRNESF, from the coding sequence GTGACCGACGAGCCTCAGTCCGGGACCGAAGAACCCACCGAGTGGCCCGTCGAACTTCGCGGCGTCACCGAGTCGGTCGTCGCCACGCTCGGCCCGAACGACCTGTGGAACTTCGCGGCACTCGGGCTTCACGCGCCCGAATCGTCGGCGGGCAGCGTACCGGACAGCGTCACCGCAACGACGTGGGGAAACACCCGAACCCGCCGAAACTTCCACCGGCAGGGCGGCGGCGTCGTTCAATTCGTGTCCGACCCGCGGGACTTCGTCGAGGCTGCGATGACCATCTACGAGCGAGAGTCGCCCGTCCTCGACTCGGCCGACGCGTGGGCCGAAGTCGAGGCGACGATGGTCGACTCGGGCGAGGACGGCGGGACGCAGTGGGAAACATGGGAACTGCACCCCGTCGACGCCGACATCGAGCGAACCCGCCCGTGTACCATCAACCGCGGGTTCGGAGCTGTCATCGACGCGACAGTCGCCGCCTCCCGCCTCGACGTGCCCGCCTTCGACACCGACGAGTTGCTCTCCCGACTCGCGTACTTCGCGGAAACGGTCGACAAGTGCGGCGGACCGGCGGAGCGCGAAGCGTTCGCACGAATCGATGAGTTGACCGGGTGGCGCGAGCGGGCGGCGGAGCGACGGAACGAATCGTTTTAG
- a CDS encoding acyl-CoA carboxylase subunit beta — translation MEDRIDELREKREEALKGGGEDRIASQHDKGKMTARERIDYFLDDGTFREFDQFRTHRNHKFGMEETKLPGDGVITGHGEVDGRTVFVFAHDFTVFGGSLGEVFAEKICKVMDKAMEVGAPVIGLNDSAGARIQEGVQSLGGFGEIFRRNTEASGVVPQISAIMGPCAGGAVYSPALTDFTFMVRDTSHMFITGPDVIKTVTGEEVTFDELGGATTHTSTSGVAHFATDTEEQALDDIRHLLSYLPQNNVEDPPRVEPWDDPERVADELEEIVPDQPRKPYDIHDVLNGVLDEGSFFGVQEDFAKNIVVGFGRLDGHSVGIVANQPRVNAGTLDIEASEKGARFIRFCDSFNIPILSFVDVPGFLPGTDQEHNGIIRHGAKLLYAYSEATVPLMTVITRKAYGGAYDVMASKHLGADVNYAWPTAEIAVMGPQGAVNILYRDELEAADDPDARRDELIEEYREEFANPYTAADRGFVDDVIEPGDTRNRLIADLRMLKSKRKSQPDKKHGNIPL, via the coding sequence ATGGAAGACCGGATCGACGAACTTCGTGAGAAACGCGAGGAAGCGCTGAAGGGTGGCGGTGAGGACCGAATCGCCTCCCAGCACGACAAGGGCAAAATGACCGCCCGCGAGCGAATCGACTATTTCCTCGATGACGGTACGTTCCGAGAATTCGACCAGTTCCGAACCCACCGGAACCACAAATTCGGAATGGAAGAGACGAAGCTTCCGGGCGACGGCGTCATCACCGGACACGGCGAGGTTGACGGTCGAACTGTCTTTGTTTTCGCCCACGACTTCACCGTCTTCGGCGGGTCGCTCGGCGAAGTGTTCGCCGAGAAGATATGCAAGGTCATGGACAAGGCGATGGAAGTCGGTGCGCCGGTCATCGGCCTGAACGACTCCGCGGGCGCTCGGATTCAAGAGGGTGTCCAGTCGCTCGGTGGCTTCGGCGAAATCTTCCGCCGGAACACCGAGGCATCCGGCGTCGTTCCGCAGATTTCGGCTATTATGGGTCCCTGTGCTGGCGGTGCGGTGTACTCCCCCGCGCTGACGGACTTCACGTTCATGGTCCGCGACACCAGCCACATGTTCATCACCGGACCCGACGTTATCAAGACGGTCACCGGCGAGGAAGTCACCTTCGACGAACTCGGCGGTGCGACGACCCACACTTCGACGAGCGGGGTGGCTCACTTCGCTACGGACACCGAAGAACAGGCGCTCGACGATATCCGCCACCTGCTTTCCTACCTCCCGCAGAACAACGTCGAAGACCCGCCGCGAGTGGAGCCGTGGGACGACCCAGAGCGCGTCGCAGACGAACTCGAAGAGATCGTTCCCGACCAACCGCGGAAGCCCTACGACATTCACGACGTGCTCAACGGCGTCCTCGACGAAGGTTCGTTCTTCGGCGTACAGGAGGACTTCGCGAAGAACATCGTCGTCGGCTTCGGCCGGCTCGACGGCCACTCCGTCGGTATCGTCGCCAACCAGCCCCGGGTGAACGCCGGTACCCTCGACATCGAAGCGTCCGAAAAGGGTGCGCGATTCATCCGATTCTGTGACTCGTTTAATATCCCCATCCTGTCGTTCGTGGACGTACCCGGATTCCTCCCCGGCACCGACCAGGAGCACAACGGCATCATCCGCCACGGCGCGAAACTCCTGTACGCCTACTCCGAGGCGACGGTCCCGCTCATGACAGTTATCACCCGCAAGGCCTACGGCGGTGCCTACGACGTCATGGCCTCGAAACACCTCGGCGCGGACGTGAACTACGCGTGGCCGACCGCCGAAATCGCCGTCATGGGGCCACAGGGCGCGGTCAACATCCTCTACCGCGACGAACTCGAAGCGGCCGACGACCCTGACGCCCGCCGCGACGAACTCATCGAAGAGTACCGCGAGGAGTTCGCTAACCCGTACACGGCGGCCGACCGCGGCTTCGTCGACGACGTTATCGAACCCGGCGATACCCGGAACCGACTCATTGCGGACCTCCGGATGCTGAAGTCGAAGCGCAAGTCGCAACCCGACAAGAAGCACGGTAATATCCCGCTATGA
- a CDS encoding HD domain-containing protein yields the protein MTTIKDSVHDHIEVEGAAEALLDTPEMQRLRRIKQLGTVQLVYPSANHTRFEHSLGVYHLASRALSHLGIEGDAAAHIEAAALLHDVGHGPYSHNIESVTHRHTGKYHDDVEELVARGTIGETLEAEGLDPKRVAALVEGDGEFGQLVSGELDVDRMDYLVRDAHHTGVPYGTIDHERLIRELTFVDGELVLAEGNVQTAESLLLARALMNPTVYQHPVARISKAMLRRAAEQLLTEPDIDAHELRRMDDYDLLVALRLNPSTTEFAERLATRDLYKRAVWAELPNVPDSIIDAEHDAVADFEREIAAAADVDAESVILDIPPRPSMTESSSRVMVNGEMRQLERESPLVQALRTAQEQQWRFGVYAPEAQTERVGRAAANVLGLDIKGTLVSEVRSGLNATLDEFE from the coding sequence ATGACGACCATCAAGGACAGCGTCCACGACCACATCGAGGTCGAGGGCGCGGCCGAGGCCCTCCTCGACACGCCGGAGATGCAGCGACTTCGGCGAATCAAGCAGTTGGGTACGGTCCAACTGGTCTACCCCTCCGCGAACCACACCCGGTTCGAACACAGCCTTGGCGTCTATCACCTCGCTTCGCGTGCTCTCTCGCATCTCGGTATCGAGGGCGACGCCGCCGCTCACATCGAAGCCGCGGCACTCCTCCACGACGTCGGTCACGGTCCTTACAGTCACAACATCGAGTCGGTGACGCACCGCCACACCGGCAAGTACCACGACGACGTGGAGGAACTGGTCGCTCGCGGAACCATCGGCGAGACGCTCGAAGCCGAGGGACTCGACCCGAAGCGCGTCGCCGCACTCGTGGAAGGTGACGGCGAGTTCGGCCAACTCGTTTCGGGCGAACTCGACGTGGACCGGATGGACTACCTCGTGCGCGACGCCCACCACACGGGCGTCCCCTACGGCACCATCGACCACGAGCGACTGATTCGTGAACTCACCTTCGTCGATGGCGAACTCGTGCTTGCCGAGGGGAACGTCCAGACCGCAGAATCCCTCCTTTTGGCCCGTGCACTGATGAACCCGACCGTCTACCAGCACCCTGTCGCACGTATCTCGAAGGCGATGCTCCGACGAGCGGCCGAACAGCTCCTCACGGAACCGGATATCGACGCGCACGAACTCCGCCGGATGGACGATTATGACCTTCTCGTCGCGCTCCGTCTCAATCCCTCGACAACCGAGTTTGCGGAGCGACTCGCCACACGCGACCTGTACAAGCGGGCCGTCTGGGCGGAACTCCCGAACGTACCCGACTCGATTATCGACGCCGAACACGACGCTGTAGCCGACTTCGAGCGTGAAATCGCCGCGGCCGCCGACGTAGACGCCGAGTCCGTCATTCTCGACATCCCCCCGCGCCCGTCGATGACAGAATCCTCGTCACGAGTGATGGTAAACGGCGAAATGCGGCAGTTAGAACGCGAATCGCCGCTCGTGCAGGCGCTTCGAACCGCACAGGAACAGCAGTGGCGATTCGGCGTCTACGCACCCGAAGCACAGACAGAGCGAGTCGGGCGCGCTGCCGCGAACGTTCTCGGTCTCGACATCAAGGGGACACTCGTCTCCGAGGTTCGAAGCGGACTCAACGCCACGCTCGACGAGTTCGAGTAG